A genomic window from Gemmatimonadaceae bacterium includes:
- a CDS encoding PHP domain-containing protein, with the protein MSGYAELHCHSTFSLLDGASDPERLVERALALGLTALALTDHDDVGGAVRFATAAKEAQLPGLHGAELTVDVPLPPALERGEAAVPGRVVGEDGVPRLRTHLVLLCESREGWGNLCTLITRARLDHPRGEPRVTLDQLTAHTSGLYALSGCVRGWVPQLLALERGAGAQSRGAGNATRGDAVARSAAQAAGQLAELFPGRFAIECWDHALPEERALVAQLIPLAQSLGLPWLVTNDVHYALPQGRLGHDVLSALRHGATLDQMGTRLRPNGEWHLKGYAALARRWRGREDGLAQTLAVAERCAFRLDALKPRLPRFPLPPGVSEDEYLARLVEDGAQERWGWRRTARHDKQLAHELALIAKLGLSGYFLIVWDIVRFARREGILCQGRGSAANSAVCYCLGITAVDPVKLELLFERFLSEERAEAPDIDIDFAHRERERVLQYVYQRYGREHAAMVCEHITWRGRSAVRDAARVLGFSPEQAGVLASFSDRFSAKNTAAALRVGYANVADPFAPERADALGPANYNKRALTTRPATLVDAVSSDLVVGTHASNLIKASREEHRKLRTGGEVARSATARRPQDRAAVREPREDGPRGRPDQEMSLLHRANLDPNDPRVQKLADIVEQLDAAPRHRGIHVGGFVLTEEPLRTVVPIEPASMEDRTVIQWEKDDLDPVGLVKIDLLGLGMLTVVQDCLAYIRRTRGVNIDLGQLDCTDQAVYDDLCRADTVGVFQVESRAQMNTLPRLKPRCFYDLVVEVALIRPGPIQGAMVHPYLRRKAGIEEVTYPHPSLEPILKRTLGVPLFQEQGMQVAITAAGFTAGEADLLRKAMGHKRSRERMAGICQRMIDGMRANDIPEDVALRIYNQINAFADYGFPESHAASFALIVYASAYLRHYYAPEFLCAMLNAQPMGFYAPGTLIEDAKRHGVQVRPVDITCSQWDHTLEPGNGRNAAPVVRLGIRSVLGLGSVARQKIERAFERRFTTEGTEHTENGNSSQRRGAEYAEHGNCSCGGGRTEQSAQTPKAVASAVLCALCASALNAVAFTSITDFVTRTQLDKRSLRALAESGALDAFVQDEPPARRRRVALWRVLEAQREPAGPLALFPESTVPAVLPGFSAPQLTEADYRLTGLSLNGHPMRHVRPLVAPNGVRTAREIHAMRDGEAVAHAGLVICRQRPGTAKGFVFLTLEDETGTINVIVTPQRFEAQAMLISRTPLLLVRGVLQVESGVYNIRAKEFVALHAGVGEQSVKGHNYR; encoded by the coding sequence TTGAGCGGCTACGCCGAGCTGCACTGCCACTCCACGTTCTCGCTGCTCGACGGCGCCTCGGATCCCGAGCGTCTCGTGGAGCGGGCGCTGGCGCTCGGGCTCACGGCCCTCGCGCTCACGGATCACGATGACGTCGGTGGTGCGGTGCGCTTCGCGACGGCGGCCAAGGAGGCGCAGCTCCCCGGGCTGCACGGCGCCGAGCTCACGGTGGACGTACCGCTGCCGCCGGCCCTCGAGCGCGGCGAGGCCGCCGTCCCGGGCCGCGTCGTCGGTGAGGACGGCGTGCCGCGCCTGCGCACGCATCTCGTGCTGCTTTGCGAGTCGCGCGAAGGCTGGGGCAACCTCTGCACGCTGATCACGCGAGCGCGGCTCGATCATCCGCGTGGCGAGCCGCGCGTGACGCTCGATCAGCTCACGGCGCACACGAGCGGGCTGTACGCGCTGAGCGGTTGCGTACGCGGTTGGGTACCGCAGCTGCTGGCGTTGGAGCGCGGTGCTGGAGCGCAGTCGCGTGGCGCTGGCAACGCCACACGCGGCGATGCCGTCGCACGAAGCGCCGCGCAGGCCGCCGGCCAACTCGCCGAGCTGTTCCCGGGGCGCTTCGCCATCGAGTGCTGGGACCACGCGCTGCCGGAGGAGCGCGCACTCGTCGCGCAGCTCATCCCGCTCGCGCAGTCGCTGGGCCTGCCCTGGCTCGTCACCAACGACGTGCACTACGCGCTGCCGCAGGGCCGGCTCGGCCACGACGTGCTGAGCGCACTGCGTCACGGCGCGACGCTCGACCAGATGGGGACGCGCCTGCGGCCCAACGGCGAGTGGCATCTCAAGGGCTACGCCGCGCTCGCGCGGCGCTGGCGCGGCCGCGAGGATGGCCTCGCGCAGACGTTGGCGGTGGCCGAGCGCTGTGCGTTCCGGCTGGACGCGCTCAAGCCGCGGCTGCCGCGCTTTCCGTTGCCGCCGGGCGTGAGCGAGGACGAATACCTCGCCCGTCTTGTGGAGGACGGCGCGCAGGAGCGCTGGGGCTGGCGGCGCACGGCGCGGCACGACAAGCAGCTCGCGCACGAGCTCGCGCTCATCGCCAAGCTCGGCTTGAGCGGTTACTTCCTCATCGTCTGGGACATCGTGCGCTTCGCGCGGCGCGAAGGCATCCTCTGCCAAGGCCGCGGCTCGGCGGCGAACAGCGCGGTGTGCTACTGCCTCGGCATCACCGCCGTGGATCCGGTCAAGCTGGAGTTATTGTTCGAACGCTTCTTGAGCGAGGAACGCGCCGAGGCGCCGGACATCGACATCGACTTCGCGCACCGCGAACGCGAGCGCGTGCTGCAGTACGTGTACCAGCGCTACGGCCGCGAGCACGCGGCGATGGTCTGCGAGCACATCACCTGGCGCGGGCGCAGCGCCGTGCGCGACGCGGCGCGCGTACTGGGGTTCTCGCCGGAGCAGGCAGGCGTGCTCGCCAGCTTCAGCGACCGCTTCAGCGCCAAGAACACGGCGGCGGCGCTGCGTGTGGGATACGCGAACGTCGCCGACCCCTTCGCACCCGAACGGGCGGACGCACTGGGCCCCGCGAACTACAACAAGCGCGCGCTGACGACTCGCCCTGCGACGCTCGTGGACGCCGTCTCCAGCGACCTCGTCGTCGGCACGCACGCGAGCAACCTGATCAAGGCGTCGCGCGAGGAGCACCGCAAGCTGCGCACGGGAGGGGAGGTCGCGAGGTCCGCCACAGCGAGGCGGCCGCAGGACCGCGCAGCGGTCCGAGAGCCTCGCGAGGACGGACCTCGCGGCCGACCCGACCAAGAGATGTCGTTGCTACACAGAGCGAATCTCGACCCAAACGATCCACGGGTGCAGAAGCTCGCCGACATCGTCGAGCAGCTCGACGCCGCGCCACGCCACCGCGGCATCCACGTCGGCGGCTTCGTCCTCACCGAGGAGCCCTTGCGCACCGTGGTGCCGATCGAGCCCGCCAGTATGGAGGACCGCACCGTCATCCAGTGGGAGAAGGACGACCTCGACCCCGTCGGCCTCGTGAAGATTGACCTGCTGGGGCTCGGTATGTTGACGGTCGTACAAGATTGCCTCGCCTACATCCGGCGCACGCGTGGCGTGAACATCGACCTCGGCCAGCTCGACTGCACTGACCAGGCCGTGTACGACGACCTCTGCAGGGCCGATACAGTCGGCGTGTTCCAGGTCGAGAGCCGCGCGCAGATGAACACGCTGCCGCGCCTCAAGCCGCGCTGCTTCTACGATCTCGTCGTCGAAGTCGCGTTGATTCGCCCAGGGCCCATCCAGGGCGCGATGGTGCATCCGTACCTGCGGCGCAAGGCGGGGATCGAGGAGGTCACCTATCCGCATCCGTCGCTGGAGCCCATCCTCAAGCGCACGCTCGGCGTTCCGCTCTTCCAGGAGCAAGGGATGCAGGTCGCGATCACCGCCGCGGGCTTCACCGCCGGCGAGGCCGACCTGCTGCGCAAGGCGATGGGCCACAAGCGCAGCCGCGAGCGGATGGCCGGCATCTGCCAGCGGATGATCGACGGGATGCGCGCCAACGACATCCCCGAGGACGTCGCGCTGCGGATCTACAACCAGATCAACGCCTTCGCCGACTACGGCTTCCCCGAGAGCCACGCCGCGAGCTTCGCGCTCATCGTGTACGCCAGCGCGTACCTGCGGCACTATTACGCCCCCGAGTTCCTCTGCGCGATGCTCAACGCGCAGCCGATGGGCTTCTACGCGCCCGGCACGCTCATCGAGGACGCCAAGCGCCACGGCGTGCAGGTCCGGCCGGTGGACATCACGTGCTCGCAGTGGGATCACACGCTGGAACCCGGCAACGGACGCAATGCGGCGCCGGTGGTACGGCTGGGGATTCGCTCGGTGCTGGGGCTTGGCTCCGTGGCGCGGCAGAAGATTGAGCGGGCTTTCGAACGGCGGTTCACCACAGAGGGCACAGAGCACACAGAGAACGGCAACAGCAGTCAACGCAGAGGCGCAGAGTACGCAGAGCACGGCAACTGCAGTTGTGGGGGGGGCCGGACCGAACAATCTGCGCAGACCCCCAAGGCAGTAGCCTCTGCAGTTCTCTGCGCCCTCTGCGCCTCTGCGTTGAACGCCGTTGCCTTCACCTCCATCACCGACTTCGTCACGCGCACCCAGCTAGACAAGCGCTCCCTGCGCGCCCTCGCCGAGTCCGGTGCGCTCGACGCCTTCGTGCAGGACGAGCCTCCGGCGCGGCGGCGGCGCGTGGCGCTGTGGCGCGTGCTCGAGGCGCAGCGCGAGCCGGCCGGGCCGCTGGCGCTGTTCCCCGAGTCCACCGTGCCGGCGGTGCTGCCCGGGTTCTCGGCACCGCAACTCACCGAGGCCGACTACCGTCTCACCGGCCTCTCGCTCAACGGCCACCCGATGCGCCACGTGCGGCCGCTGGTCGCGCCCAACGGCGTGAGGACCGCGCGCGAGATCCACGCAATGCGCGACGGCGAGGCGGTGGCCCACGCGGGCCTCGTCATCTGCCGCCAGCGCCCCGGCACGGCCAAGGGCTTCGTCTTCCTCACCCTCGAGGACGAGACCGGCACCATCAACGTCATCGTCACGCCGCAGCGCTTCGAGGCACAGGCGATGCTGATCTCGCGCACGCCGTTGCTGCTCGTACGCGGCGTGCTGCAGGTGGAGAGCGGGGTGTACAACATCCGGGCCAAGGAGTTCGTGGCGCTGCACGCCGGCGTCGGCGAGCAGTCCGTGAAGGGGCACAACTATCGCTGA